In Bordetella genomosp. 11, the sequence CGCTGCTGGCCAAGTCCATCGACATTTCGCCGGACGGGCTTACCTACACCTTCACCCTGCGCGACGGCGTCAAGTTCCACAATGGCGAACCGATGACGTCCGCGGACGTGATGTGGAGCTGGAAGCGCTACATGGACCCGGCCACGGATTGGCGCTGCCGCACGGAGTTCGACGGCCGCAACGGCCTGAAAGTGGAAGAGGTGTCCGCGCCCGATGCGAAGACGTTCGTGATGAAGCTCAATCACAAGTCCGCGGTGTTCCTCGATACGCTCGCGCGCACCGATTGCGGCATGACGGCCGTCCTGAACAAGGCCTCGGTCAAGGCCGACGGCAGTTGGGACAAACCGATCGGCACCGGGCCCTTCATGCTGGGCGACTGGAAGCGCGGCGAGTACATCGTGCTGAAGGCGTTCAAGGATTATGTGTCCCCGCCGGGAGATAAGCCGGACGGCTATCTGGGCAGCAAGAAACCCCTGGTGGACGAAGTCAAGTTCCTGGTCGTTCCGGACGCATCCACCGTCAAGGCGGGCCTGATGTCCGGCGCGATCGACGCCGGCCAGATTCCCTATACCGATGTGCCGGAGCTGAAGTCGCAAAAGCAGATCCGCATCCAGGTTGCCTCGGACTCCGCCAAGCACACGCTGCTGTTCCAGACGCGCGATCCGCTGCTGAAGAACGTCAAGCTGCGCCAGGCGATCGCGGCGTCGCTGGATATCCCGCAGATCGTGCAGGCGGCGACGGAGGGCCTGGGCACGCCCAATGCCTCGGCGGTTTCGCGGGATTCATCGTTCTACGACAAGGTGCAGGCGCAGGCCTATCACTACGATCCGGCGCTGGCGCAGAAGCTGCTGAAGGAAGCGGGGTATAAGGGCGAGAAAATCGTCATTTACGCGAACAAGCGCGCCCACGTGCCGAGCTACCAGGTGGCGGTGATGGCGCAGGCGATGATGCAGGCGGTCGGGATCAACGCGCAGATCGAGGTCCTGGAATGGGCGACGCAGCTGGATCGCTACAACAAGGGGAATTACCAGATCAGTTCGTTCAGCTATTCCTCTCGCCTGGATCCGGCCTTGAGTTACGAGCAGTTTTCCGGGAACAAGGATAAGCAGCCGCGGAAGGTGTGGGACGATCCGCAGGCGCAGGCGCTGATCGACGAAAGTTTTTCGGAGCTGGATCCGGCGAAGCGTCAGGCGATATTCGACAAATTGCATCCCTTGATGCTGGCGCAGGCGCCCTTGATCCTGTTGTCGAACGGTAATCAGCCCTGGGGGGTTAGCCAGCGCTTGAAGGGCTTTACCGTGTGGGAGGGGAAGCCGTTTGCCTGGGGGGCTTCCGTGGGGGAATAGGCGCTTGCTGTAGCTGGGGCTTGCTGATGGCGTTCGTTGATGGTTGCTGTTGGCGGGTGTCTTGCTGGTCTCGTTCGTTGGTGGTCGCTGTCCGCGGGTATTTTGCTTGTGCCGTCCGGCGGGGGTGGTGCCTGTCGGGGCCAGCCCGATCGTCCGTCCCGGCGCGCGGGCGCCGGGCACCGCTACGCTAATCTCGTCCGGCGGGCGTTCACGGGTGGTGTGCTTTGTGATGGCGTCCGCGCCTCGCCTTCCTTCGATTCCGCTCGCTCGGCCTCAACGGGCTGGCCCCGACAGGCACCACCCCCGCCGGACTCCGGTTTGCCTTAATTACGGTCGCTGCGACGAGTTTGGTTCTTGCGCTTTGTCGGGGGCGGATGCTGCCGCTGGAAGATTCTGCATTGCACGTCGCATCGGGGCCGCCCAGCGCGGCCCCGATGCGCCTACGCGGTGGTTGAATGCGACGGGCTGCATGCGAATGGCGGTGAGGATGGCGACGGCGGTGGAATGCAACGTTCTGGGGCATGCAGGCGCAAAGATCCTGACGCCCCCACAGGTTCTGGATGCCGCGGATACCCCTGAATCCTCACAGGCTCGCACGCGCTCGTAGCCCATGTCGTGTTTCGTTGACCATCTCGGCTCGTTTGCCATATCGCGACGTTCATCATGTCGCGTATGGTTGACCATCGCAGCTCGTAGGCCATCTCGCCCAAGGCACATACGGATGCGCGAATGCAACGGCATCCACTCCAGACACAAGACCGTCGCACGAAAGCACCCGCGGCATGACGCACCGTGTAGGCGATCGCTGGCCGCGCTGGGCGGCCGGCGATCGACGTGCGCCACAAAATCTTTCACCGGCAGCATCCGCTATCGACGAAGCGCAAGAACGCAGCCCGTCCCAGCGAACGGTGAATAAGGCAAACCGGAGTCCGTCGGGGGTGGTGCCTGTCGGGGCCAGCCCGTTGAGGACGAGCGAGCGGAATCGAAGGGAGGCGTGGCGCGGACGCCATCGCCAAGAACACCACAAGCCAACGCCCGCCGGACGAGATTAGCGTAGCGGTGCCCGGCGCCCGCGCGCCGGGACGGACGATCGGGCTGGCCCCGACAGGCACCACCCCCGACGGACGGCACAAGCAAGACACGCGCCAACAGCAACGATCAACGGACAAGACGCGTGCGTCGATGCGTGCCGCACGCAGCAGGATCACCGATCGACCGGGGCGTCTCGCGACATCGCCTGCCCCGAAGCGATTCAGCAAAAACGCATCGGCGAAAAAGCGGCGACATCGATGGACGGCGCTTCGCCCCGGATGATCTGGGCAATCGTCCGCCCCATGACCGGTCCCGCGGTCATGCCGAAATGCGAATTCCCAAAGGCGAAATAAGCATTGTCCACGCCCGGCGCGCGGCCCAGCACCGGCAAGCCGTCCGGCAGAGTGGGGCGGTCGCCGGCCCATCGCGTGACGTGCGTCATGCTCAAAGTGGGAAACATCCGGCGTGCCTGCTTTTCCAGCAGCGCCGTACGCTTCCAGTTCGGGGGCGCGTCGAAGCCGGCATACTCGACCGTGCCCGCGAGCCGAAGACCCATATTCATTGGCGCCACCGCGAACTTGGCATCCACATTCGTCACCGGGATGCGGGGCATACTCTCCGGCTCTGAAATAGTGATGTGGTAGCCGCGCTCGGGCTCCACCGGCAATGGAGTGCCCAACATGCCCGCCAGCGGGCCCGACGCCGCGCCCGCGGCCACCAGCACGCGCTCCACCGCGCGAGCCTGGCCGTCCACCATCACAGCCTTGACCCGCCCGGCGTCTATCCGGAAGCCCGTGACCCTGCCGCGCAGGATCGTCGCACCGTGACGTTGGGCATCTTCGGCCAGCAAGCGCACAAGCTGGTGCGGGTTGCGCACGCGGCCGTTGTCCGGCAGCAGCATGCCGCTGGAGAATATGGGCGCCAGCGTCGGTTCAACCTCGCGGATTTCATCCTTGCCGAGCACGACTGTCTTAACGCCCGCCGCCTCCCGCATGAATTGGGTCAGTAAAGACCCGTGGGCAGCGTGCGGCCGTTCCGAAACGTACAGCTGGCCGCAGCGATCGATCAGTGCATCCGCGGGTGTCCCGCGCGTCAACGCGTCGTAGGCCTCGAAAGCATCGCCGTGCAATACCCGCATGGCGCGCGACGTCTTCAGCGCTTCTTCCGTGGAACTGTAACGAGCCAGTCGTGCAAGCCACGGCGCCACCTTCAGGAAGTAGCCTGCCCGCACCACAAGCGGGCCTTCAGGATCGAGCAGCCAACCCGGCGCCTGCCGGATCACGCCCGGAATGGTATAGGGCACGACCGCGCCGGGGCTGATATTCCCGGCGTTGCCGAAACTCGCTCCCTCTCCTACCGCGCCGCGGTCGATCAGGGTGACGGCAAAGCCGGACCGCTGCAACCACAACGCCGATGCCACGCCGACGATACCCGCGCCGATGATGATGATTTGACCCGTGGGCATAGTCCGCTCACTTTGCCTCGATGTGACGTTCACGGATAAGTGTCGAGAACTTCTTCCCTTCGCTCGTTATGTACGCCGCGACCTCGGCGGGCGATTTCGTGCCGTCGGGCTCCACCCCCATCTGGATCATCTGGTCCCTTATGGCGGGCATGGCCAGAACCTCGCGCAGCGCGCTATTCAGTTTCGCCACCACAGCCGGCGGTGTGCCCGCGGGCGCCAGAATCGCTTCCCAGGTCACCACGTCGAAACCGGCCACTCCGGCTTCGGCGATGGTGGGCACGTCGGGCATTCCCGTCGCCCGCTTGCTGCCCGACACGGCCAGCGCCCGAAGCTTGCCGCCCTTGACCAGGCTGGCTGCCGATCCGATGCCAGGCATCATCATGGTGACCTGGCCACCCATGACATCGGCGAGTGCCGGCGCGCTTCCTTTGTAAGGCACATGGACCATGTCCGTGCCGGTCATGGCAAGCAGCTGCTCCGACGCCAGATGCGCCGCGCTACCGATACCGAAGCTGGCATAGCTGAGCTTGCCCGGCTGCTTTTTCGCCAAGTCGATAAGCTCTCCGACGGACTTCACCGGCACCTCCAGGTTGGTGACCAGCAGCAACGGAATGGTGTCCACCAGCGCCACCGGCGCGAAATCCCGGTCGGAGTCGTAGGTCAGCTTCTGCAGCGCCGGATTGATGGCGAAGGATGCCGACGTAAACAGCAGCGTATAGCCGTCGGCGGGCTGGCCCGCGACGTATTGCGTGGCGATGATGGTATTCGCGCCAGGCCGGTTTTCCACCACGATGGGCTGCCCCAGCTTGGCACCCAAAGCGGTCGCCAGCAGGCGTGCCGTGGTATCGGAGCCTCCGCCTGGGGAAAACCCGACGACCAGCTTTATCGGCCGCTCAGGATAGGACTGGGCTTGCGCGTTCCCTACGCCGACGAGCGCACACAGGCTTAGCACCGCCATCGCACTTTTGATCATCGAATTTCCCTTGTGCTTGGATTTTCCCGACACCGGATGGTGCCTTCAGGCGATCATGACCGCGGCGCGCCAATCGAACAAATCGAAATTTCCATCCTGCTTATGTTCAAATGCTATATATGCGAGCCGCACTGAACTTAAGACAGGTCGAGGCCTTCTACTCGGTCATGCAAACCGGCACGGTCGTCGCCGCCGCACGGTTGATGAACGTCACCCAGCCCGTGGTAAGCCGGGCAATTGCGCTACTCGAAATGCGGGTGGGCTATAAGCTGTTCGAACGCCACGGCCGGCGACTCAGCCCCACGCCGGACGCGGAAGTCCTCTATCGTGAAATCGAACCGATATACGGCGGCCTCGATCGGATCGCGGAAGTCGCGGAAGACATTAGGCTTCAGCGTGCCGGCGCCTTGCGTATCGCCACAATGCCTGCGCTATCCCAGGGACTGGTCGCGCGAGCCGTGGCCGCATTCCTGGCCTCGCGTCCCCACGTCACGGTATTCGCGCAAAGCATGCCGTCCCGCCAAGTCGCGGAATCGGTGGCGACGCGGCAATATGACGTCGGGCTTGTCGAGCTGCCCCTCGCCCGGTCGGCCATTGCCATCGAACCGCTGCCGCCGGCACCTTCGATGGCGGTCATGCCGGTGGGACACCGGCTGGCGCGCAGGCGCAAGGTATCGGTGGCCGATCTGGTCGACGAACGCATGATCCTGCTATCGCAGCATGGTTTTCTGCGCTTCCAGATCGACGACGCATTCTCCAAGCGCGGGGCGGCGGCACATGTCGTCCTCGAGACACCGAACTCATTGCTTGCCTGCGCGCTCGTGGCGGCAGGCGCGGGCATGACGATCGTCTCGAAATGGTCCGCCGAATCCTTCATCGGGCCGCGCGTCGTGGCAAAACCCATGGAAGAAACCCTGACATCGCAGGCAGCGATCATCTTCCCCGCCCCGGGCGCTCGCCTGTCCCTGGCCGAAGCATTCGCCGACGCACTGAGGCAGGAAGCAAAGCGTTAACGATTGCCCCGTCCCGCCCGAAAGCATCCGCGGCATACCGCACCGTGTAGGCGATCGCTGGCCGCGCTGGGCGGCCAGCGATCGACGCGCGCGGCAAGATCTTCCTAAGGCAGCATTCACCATCCACGAAGCGCAAGAACCCAGATCGTCGCGGCGACCGTAATTAAGGCAAACCGCAGTCCGTTGGAGGTGGTGCCTGTCAGGGCCAGCCCGTTGGAGCCGCGCGAGGGAATCCGAAGGAAGGACGGCCGGGCAAAAAACCCGCAGCCAGCAACCACCAACGCACGCTCCGGCTCGCAACTCCACGCGGTTCGTAAAGTACGATACTCATCCGTTGCACGAAGCCGTCATGGAGATACGTATGGTCCCGCCAGCCAGCCCCGACCCCCGGATACTGAAAGCAGTCCAACAACAACTGATCGACTACAACAATCGCGACATCGATGCCTACATGCGGCACTGGTCCGACGACTGCCGCAACTTCGAATTCCCCGACAAACTCCTCGCATCGGGAATCGACCAGGTCAGAGCCAGATACACCGAGCGCTTCAAGGACGAAGCCTTGCATGCCAGACTGATCAACCGTATCGCCGTCGATGACATGGTGGTGGACCAGGAAGTCGTCACCCGCACCTTCCCCGACGGTATAGGCGAAGTCGACATCGTCGCCATCTATCGCGTCACCGAAGGGAAAATCTCCCACGCCTGGTTCAAGTTCGGCCAAGTCCGCATGCGCTGAAGCCGCTCGCCGCCTATGGGTTCCGCGTCACCTCCCACGCGCGGGCCCGCTTCAAGGCCCACGGTGTATACCCCTTCACCGTCTCCCGGAATGCGCCCACATCCAGGCCATTGAACAACGGCATCATCGGCGCATCCTCCAGGAACAGCTTGTGCAGCTCATCGAACTGCGCCTGCCGCTGCGCCGTATCGGTGATCGTCGATGACGACTCGATCAGCGCCAGCGCCTTCGGATCGTCCCACACCTTGCGCGGCTGCTTATCCTTATTGCCCGACATCATCTCGTAATTCAGACTCGGATCCAATCGCGCGGAATAGGGAAACGTCATCATCTGGTACTTCCCGCTGTTGTAGCGGTCCAGCTGCGTCGCCCACTCCGTCACCTCCAGCCGCGTATGGATCCCCACCGCCTGCAGCATCGCCTGGATAATGACCGCCGACGTATACGCTTCCGGATAGCGCTTCGTCGCGATAATCGCGATCTCCTGCCCCTTGTATCCCGACTCCTGCACCAGCTTCTGCGCCAGCGCCGGGTCGTACTTCCATGTCTCCCGCTGCGCCTTGTCGTAGTACGACGAAATCAAAGGCACCATCGACGTACTGGGCTGCATCAGCCCGTCGCCCACAGCCGCCACCAGCTGCGCATTATCGATCGCATGCACGATGGCCTGCCGCAGCTTCACGTTGGACAGCAGGGGATCGCGCGTCTGCATCAGCAATCCGGTCAAACTCATCACCGGCGACGAAGCCACCTTCACGCCTTGCACCGCCTGCATGGGCTTCACATCGGTGTACGACAGGTCCTGGATGATATCGATATCGCCGCGCTGCAGGGCCGCCTTCGCCGTCGCGTCGTCCGGCACGATCATGAAGCGCACCTCATCCACCAGCGGCCGCTTCGAACCGGTAAAGCCGTCAAGCTTGCCATCCTGGTTGGCGTAGTGCGGGTTCCTGGCCAGGCTGATGTACTGCCCGCGCTTCCATTCCTTCAGCATGAAAGGGCCCGTGCCGATCGGCTTATTCCAGCTGCCATCCGCATTCAGCGAATCCCGGTGCACCACGCCGCTGCCGGCGCAATCGGGACGTGCCAGCGACGCCAAAAACAGCCCATAGGGCTTGTCCAGGCGATACACCACCGTATGCGCGTCGGGCGCTTCGATCGACGTCACCTTCGCCGCGCCGCTGCCATCGAAATCGCCACGGCAGCGCCAAGCCGTTTTCGGGTTCATGAAGTAGTTCCAGCTCCACACCACATCCTGCGCCGTCAGCGGCGCCCCGTTCTGGAACAGGACGCCGTCGCGCAGCGTGAAGGTATAGGTCTTGCCGTCGTCGCCGATGGTATAGGACTTGGCCAGCAGCGGCTTGATCTCGGCATGTTCGCCGAACGCCACCAGCCCTTCGACGATATGCAGTGCCACCATATCGCTGTTGGCGTCGCGATTCACCCCGGGCTCCGTGGACCGGATGTCGGCGGTCATCGCGATGCGCAGCGGCGGGGCATCGGCGGCGCGCGCGATGCCCGGGGCCGCCGCCCAGGCCAGGGCCATCCCCGCCGCGGCCATCCAGGCGGGGGCAAGCACCCGCTTCACGCGGGACGATACGGTGGCTATCCTCATGCGCAGGCTCCTGGCTATTAGCGGGCGCCGGCCGTCTGGCCGTAGGTAAATACCTGCGGCTCGGCGGAGAGGCTATAGCGCGTGTACACGCGGTTGAGCGCCGGCAAAGGCACCACGTCCATCTCGCCGACCGCCGGTTCCATCACGACCATCGCGACGGAGGCGGACAGGTTGTCGTGGCTGCCCGGCCGCGGCGGCCGGCATACCGAATAGGGCGCGCCAAAATCGTCGAAAAAGGCCGCCCGAAGATCGTCGCGCGTCAGCGCTTCGCGCTTGTTCAACAATCGGCGCACGCGCCAATCGCGGTACTGGCTTTCCGGGGTGCTGGCGCGGCCGGTATCGCGCAGCTTGCACAGGGCCACCTCGCTGACCCAGTGGTTGGCGTGCACGATCAGGTCGTCTTCCCCCGGATAGATGGGGAAAGCCTCGTCCGTGGTGCATTCGAAGTCGATACCGAAACCGTCCGCCATGCCCAGCATGATGTTGTTCGAGCAGGATTTCGGCGTCGTTGCCACCGCCTTGATCGCCAGCGCGAAGTGCTGCTGTTCCAGCACCTTGCGGCGGATCAGCGACAGCGGCACGCCCAGCTGCGTGAAGTCGCGGTCCGATTCCAGGTAGTTCGCGGTAATCGAGATGCCTTTGCTGTTCAATCCACTGCGCGCCAGGCCGCCTGCTTCCACGAAGGTCAGCATGTCCGGGCCATCGTCCTGGCGAATTCGCAGCACGATGGACGTCTCCGCGCATTCCGCGCGCCAATCCCAATTCTGCCCGTGCAGCAGGTTCCCGGTGGCCGAGCGCTCGGGCAGCACCAGCGCACCCGTGCAGCCGTCGCCCGGCTCCAGTTCGGCGGCTTTCTTTTTCTCGGCGCGTGCCTTGGCAACCACTTCGGTGCGCGCATTGATCATCACGATGTCTTCGAGCGACACGCCGGCGCCGTCGGCGATCCCGCGCATCTCCTCGATGTAGTGGGCGCCGTAGGCCTCGATCTCCTTGGCGAAGGATGCGACCAGCCGCTTGCGCGCCGCGCCGTCATAGCCCAGGGTGACCAGCGTCTGGCCATACATCGCCGCGCTCTTGCGCACCCGGTCCACCGCCGCGCGGCCGTACTGCAGGCCGCGCTCGTAGGGCTTTCCGGCCACGGAAATGAAAGGGAACTGTTCGGGCGTGGTGGGCATGGCATATCCGGGTAGGCGGGGGAGGGGGGCGCCGCCGGGGCGTCGGCGCGGCGCATCCGTGGCGGGGTGGGGTAGCGGAAAAGTTTATCCCAAATTGGCGCCAAAAATATCGGGGATTATCCCAGCATCCGCCTTCCCGCTTCCTCGATCCCGGATTGATCCGAATGATGAACCGTATGGGGAACGGCCGGGATCGCCGATGTACGCAATCGGGCCGTATGGGCGCGATTCACGTATCGGACGCCGGCACGCGGGACCCCGACGAACTGCTTGCCCTGTCGTCTTCCTTTTAATCATCGGAGATCAACATGCCCCTGAATCCCACCTTATCCCTGACCGGCACCGTGGCCAATATGCTCGTGATGCCCGCCGCGCAGCCTGTTGCGATAAACCGGGACGGGTATATCGAAGACAATCTCGACGGGCTGTTCACCACGCTCGTAAGCCCCGAATACGCCCGCCATCGTGGGGAGTACATGGAGCGGCTCAGGTTGATCTATGCGGAGGATTCCGGCCGGCTTCTGTTCGACAGGCTCACCGCGCTCGGCGACCGGCACCGCGTTTACCCGGTGCTGGATTTCGTCCTCCCCCCGGATACCGATGCCGGCCCCGCCGAGGCCGCGCCAGCATCGCCGCCGCGTCCTGCCTCGCCGGCCGTACAGCTGGACAACGGCCGTTGCCTATGGGATCCCTTGTGCCTTCCCCTGGATCCGCGCAGTACGGACTATCCCGCCCAATACAGGAAGGTGGAGGATGGCCTGATCGAGCTCTGCCACCAACTGATGGCCATTAACTCCCAACACGTCTTCGCCTCCGATGCCGCGCGCACGGCGCCTCCCCCTCCCGCGGGGTCGGGATCTACGATACCCGTCGATCCGGTGTCCGCCTCGAATGGCCGCAGGCAGGCCCTGAACGCGGCACGTCCTTATCATCTGCCGGTCTGGAAGGGGGAAACGACGTCCGTGCGCCTGCGCGACGATCTCTCCATACGCGTCAGCAAAGAACTGGGTCTTCGACAGGACGAGGTCCTGAACGTTTTGCGCGAAATCGGCCGGCACATGGCCGGTCGGCTCGTTCTCGACGATCTTGCGGTGTGCGCCAGAAAAGGCGGCACCCTGATCGTCGCGGAAGGCAAGGGGAAGTCCGGCTTGACCACCACCCGCAAGGGCGAAGTGGTATGGCTGTTCGACGAAGGCGATCTGTCGCGCCGCTGCATACAGCGCGGCCTTTCCGAGTCGGGCAAGCCGCTCTATTCGGCCTTCGTCGACCTGATCGCGGCACGGGACACGCTGGGCAAGAAGCTCGGCCTGGATTCCTACTGGATAGCGCGCAATTGGTTGAGCCGCCGCGTCGCGAGCGAAGAGTTCTGCCACAGCATCCAAGGCAGCCACGCCATTGAAGGCCAGTCCAGCCCGGAACACCCGCAGGATCCGGTCCACGCCATTGCCGCGCCGCCGTCTCGTATCGCTTCGCGGAACGACGCTGCAAGCACTGCCGCGGTAGGCCCGCGCGCCACGCAGGCGCCGGCCGAGGACGCCGCGTCGCAAGCCGCGCAACCGCGCCAGCGCCTGGGGCGGGGGATAGTGCAGGGGATGGCGAGCATGTGGCGCTCGGTACAGACGCGCATGGGCGTGGGGAACGCGTCCCGGCAGCCCATGGACGGCTCGCGGCCGTACGATGCGCTGGTTGCCTTCGTTCCCGACTATTCGGTTCCCAACGAATACACCCCGGCCTCGCGCCGATAAGCGCGGCGGCCCTTGCCGCAAATAAAAAAGCCAGGTTCGCGATGAACCTGGCTTTTTTGCAGCAAGTGCCCCGGCAAGGCCGGGGCCAGCGGATAGGACTTGCTTAGAAGTCCATGCCGCCCATGCCACCCATGCCACCCATGCCGCCGGGCATGCCACCCGGGGCAGCGGGCTTGTCTTCGACCAGCTCGACCACGGCGGCCTCGGCCGTCAGCAGCAGGCTGGCGACGGACGCGGCGTTCTGCAGCGCGGTGCGGGTCACCTTGGTCGGATCCAGCACGCCTTGCTCGACCAGGTCGGCGTACTCGCCGGTCGCGGCGTTGTAGCCGTAGTTGCCCTTGCCGCTCAGCACGGTGTTCACGACCACGCTGGCTTCTTCGCCGGCGTTGGTGACGATCGTGCGCAGCGGCTCTTCGACGGCGCGCAGGATCAGCTTGATACCGGCGTTCTGGTCAGGCGTGTCGCCCTTCAGGTTGGCAATGGCTTGCTTGGCGCGCAGCAGGGCCACGCCACCACCAGCCACCACGCCTTCTTCCACCGCGGCACGCGTGGCGTGCAGGGCGTCTTCGACGCGGGCCTTCTTTTCCTTCATTTCGACTTCCGTCGCGGCACCGACCTTGATGACCGCCACGCCGCCGGCCAGCTTGGCCACGCGCTCTTGCAGCTTTTCACGGTCGTAGTCCG encodes:
- a CDS encoding ABC transporter substrate-binding protein; translation: MPHLRAALAAAFLAAAGVAHASSYVISEPADIRSTNPGVNRDDTTDGVVLNMVEGLVGYRANGSVGPLLAKSIDISPDGLTYTFTLRDGVKFHNGEPMTSADVMWSWKRYMDPATDWRCRTEFDGRNGLKVEEVSAPDAKTFVMKLNHKSAVFLDTLARTDCGMTAVLNKASVKADGSWDKPIGTGPFMLGDWKRGEYIVLKAFKDYVSPPGDKPDGYLGSKKPLVDEVKFLVVPDASTVKAGLMSGAIDAGQIPYTDVPELKSQKQIRIQVASDSAKHTLLFQTRDPLLKNVKLRQAIAASLDIPQIVQAATEGLGTPNASAVSRDSSFYDKVQAQAYHYDPALAQKLLKEAGYKGEKIVIYANKRAHVPSYQVAVMAQAMMQAVGINAQIEVLEWATQLDRYNKGNYQISSFSYSSRLDPALSYEQFSGNKDKQPRKVWDDPQAQALIDESFSELDPAKRQAIFDKLHPLMLAQAPLILLSNGNQPWGVSQRLKGFTVWEGKPFAWGASVGE
- a CDS encoding LysR family transcriptional regulator yields the protein MRAALNLRQVEAFYSVMQTGTVVAAARLMNVTQPVVSRAIALLEMRVGYKLFERHGRRLSPTPDAEVLYREIEPIYGGLDRIAEVAEDIRLQRAGALRIATMPALSQGLVARAVAAFLASRPHVTVFAQSMPSRQVAESVATRQYDVGLVELPLARSAIAIEPLPPAPSMAVMPVGHRLARRRKVSVADLVDERMILLSQHGFLRFQIDDAFSKRGAAAHVVLETPNSLLACALVAAGAGMTIVSKWSAESFIGPRVVAKPMEETLTSQAAIIFPAPGARLSLAEAFADALRQEAKR
- a CDS encoding tripartite tricarboxylate transporter substrate binding protein, yielding MIKSAMAVLSLCALVGVGNAQAQSYPERPIKLVVGFSPGGGSDTTARLLATALGAKLGQPIVVENRPGANTIIATQYVAGQPADGYTLLFTSASFAINPALQKLTYDSDRDFAPVALVDTIPLLLVTNLEVPVKSVGELIDLAKKQPGKLSYASFGIGSAAHLASEQLLAMTGTDMVHVPYKGSAPALADVMGGQVTMMMPGIGSAASLVKGGKLRALAVSGSKRATGMPDVPTIAEAGVAGFDVVTWEAILAPAGTPPAVVAKLNSALREVLAMPAIRDQMIQMGVEPDGTKSPAEVAAYITSEGKKFSTLIRERHIEAK
- a CDS encoding NAD(P)/FAD-dependent oxidoreductase, producing the protein MPTGQIIIIGAGIVGVASALWLQRSGFAVTLIDRGAVGEGASFGNAGNISPGAVVPYTIPGVIRQAPGWLLDPEGPLVVRAGYFLKVAPWLARLARYSSTEEALKTSRAMRVLHGDAFEAYDALTRGTPADALIDRCGQLYVSERPHAAHGSLLTQFMREAAGVKTVVLGKDEIREVEPTLAPIFSSGMLLPDNGRVRNPHQLVRLLAEDAQRHGATILRGRVTGFRIDAGRVKAVMVDGQARAVERVLVAAGAASGPLAGMLGTPLPVEPERGYHITISEPESMPRIPVTNVDAKFAVAPMNMGLRLAGTVEYAGFDAPPNWKRTALLEKQARRMFPTLSMTHVTRWAGDRPTLPDGLPVLGRAPGVDNAYFAFGNSHFGMTAGPVMGRTIAQIIRGEAPSIDVAAFSPMRFC
- a CDS encoding nuclear transport factor 2 family protein; this encodes MEIRMVPPASPDPRILKAVQQQLIDYNNRDIDAYMRHWSDDCRNFEFPDKLLASGIDQVRARYTERFKDEALHARLINRIAVDDMVVDQEVVTRTFPDGIGEVDIVAIYRVTEGKISHAWFKFGQVRMR
- a CDS encoding ABC transporter substrate-binding protein; this encodes MAAAGMALAWAAAPGIARAADAPPLRIAMTADIRSTEPGVNRDANSDMVALHIVEGLVAFGEHAEIKPLLAKSYTIGDDGKTYTFTLRDGVLFQNGAPLTAQDVVWSWNYFMNPKTAWRCRGDFDGSGAAKVTSIEAPDAHTVVYRLDKPYGLFLASLARPDCAGSGVVHRDSLNADGSWNKPIGTGPFMLKEWKRGQYISLARNPHYANQDGKLDGFTGSKRPLVDEVRFMIVPDDATAKAALQRGDIDIIQDLSYTDVKPMQAVQGVKVASSPVMSLTGLLMQTRDPLLSNVKLRQAIVHAIDNAQLVAAVGDGLMQPSTSMVPLISSYYDKAQRETWKYDPALAQKLVQESGYKGQEIAIIATKRYPEAYTSAVIIQAMLQAVGIHTRLEVTEWATQLDRYNSGKYQMMTFPYSARLDPSLNYEMMSGNKDKQPRKVWDDPKALALIESSSTITDTAQRQAQFDELHKLFLEDAPMMPLFNGLDVGAFRETVKGYTPWALKRARAWEVTRNP
- a CDS encoding C45 family autoproteolytic acyltransferase/hydolase — protein: MPTTPEQFPFISVAGKPYERGLQYGRAAVDRVRKSAAMYGQTLVTLGYDGAARKRLVASFAKEIEAYGAHYIEEMRGIADGAGVSLEDIVMINARTEVVAKARAEKKKAAELEPGDGCTGALVLPERSATGNLLHGQNWDWRAECAETSIVLRIRQDDGPDMLTFVEAGGLARSGLNSKGISITANYLESDRDFTQLGVPLSLIRRKVLEQQHFALAIKAVATTPKSCSNNIMLGMADGFGIDFECTTDEAFPIYPGEDDLIVHANHWVSEVALCKLRDTGRASTPESQYRDWRVRRLLNKREALTRDDLRAAFFDDFGAPYSVCRPPRPGSHDNLSASVAMVVMEPAVGEMDVVPLPALNRVYTRYSLSAEPQVFTYGQTAGAR